DNA from Sphaerodactylus townsendi isolate TG3544 linkage group LG08, MPM_Stown_v2.3, whole genome shotgun sequence:
catgggcaaataacagcgccccaggggaCGGTGAAAACACCatctctggggtgctgttcacgCAGCAGTGCAGTCCTGGCCACCTCCGAGCGGCGCAAAGGCTTATGAAAAGTgcgtcttcccgccggcgcggtgtgaacagcaccagcgggaagacactgcttttcccGTCCCCTCCACTAACCTTCCCGTCCAGCCCTGCTCTGGAGAATAATTATGATTGTTTccactcctggaggtcggagggcagtgtaggcgtgtccctccagccctccagagcagtgctggatgggaaggtcagtagaggggccgaaccggaggcttCTCCGGTTTGGCGGATCttcggggctgctcgcacgctaccgtgcgagcagtccccgagcctccaccagcataatttatgttGGTGGAGGTGGgtttccgccaccgtgcggaaacagccagagagttTAAATTCGTGTTTAATGTCAGAAATGGATGGATACTTTAAAGATACTGACTGGCTTGTTCTCTCTTCATTAATGGCTGACTGCAAGACTTGGAAGTGCTTTTAACTgctctgttgaggggagaggttGAGAGATTAGGCTTTCTTTGCATGCCTAGTCATGTTTTTAATTTGAAATTTCCTCTTTGACCCTTTTCAAGTCTCTCTGTCCTGCAATATGCTACAAGAGCCAATCTGTGGTTTCTTGTAAGATAAGTCCCCAACGTGGTGGCCATTGGTGCCTGGCACCTGTCAAGTGTTTTTGGAAAATAGGAGGGGCCAGGAAGGGGCTCTTGCCCaatagggcttctgattggccactggacaTGTGACTGAGATCTTCACAGTGTTATGGTGTGTGTTCCTTTTAAAAGTTAACGGgagtgtcagaattctaaaggggCTCTGAGGCTTGAGAAGGCGAGCGAGCCCTGCCATAAGCTTAAGGGAAAATGGCAGAGGGAGATGACAAGTACGTTTTGTAGATTGTGACTGCAGGGAACTTCCTTGCTTACAGCCGTTGCCTGAGTGCTCATTGAACTCCTCAAAGTGATAAAAATGCTAATTGTGCCTGATCAGCACTCACGAACTTGGGCAGTGTAAAGAGAGATGAGGTTGCAAGGAACTGGCTTCTTGGGCTCCAAAACAGGGACAGAATTATCCTTCTTGGCCATTAATAGCTGCAGTGATGGATGAGCTGGGAAGTGACCGTGCTGTTGTTGAAGTGGGACCCCTCTCTATGGTCAGAGATCCCAGAGCCCTCTTACTATGCAGTCCTATGTAGTTACTCCGGCCTAAGCTAAATGCTGAGATGCTCTGACGTGCTTGAATAACTCTGCACAAGATGGCTGTCTGATGAGTTTGAAGAGCTGTGGGGCTTGGTTGTAGGTTGGCACCACCCCAATTGCACATTCCTGAGGTCACTGAGGTATAAATCTTTAATGAGGAGAATTGGGATAGTGTTGATATTTGACCAAAAGGTCTTGGAATACGCCAAGGGATGCAGTTGTCTTCCAGAGTGAGTGATGTAAGGATTTCCTGCAACTGGAACTGTTCGTTCCAGCAGGAGAGATGGGAAGCTAAGGGTGGCCTAACCACGCCTGGGCAATACGTTGCTACTGAACAAGTACATCTTCCTATGTTTTCAGTCTTTGGATAGGAGGGTAGCGATTCCTATGGGATGCAACAATCCCTTGCTGCGAAGAATGCTTGTCAAGACCATTGTGAAGCAGCGATTGCTGCTGAGAGTAGTCATTATCATCCTAAGGGAGTATAGCAAAAACCCTCATGGCCCCAGTCTTTTTAGCAATATTTCATGAAATTCTCCAGCTTTTGTCTTGTGTCTCGCAGAAACAGCTGTCATGAAAATGAATCTCTGCAAATTTTttaatatctccccccccccagttaaacAGCTGTGGAACACAAGCGCTCAGCACACAACAGGTCTTAAGCTGAAGCAGTTGTTGAGGGGACAGAAAAGAGTCTATTCACCATCTCTGTTAACAGTTGTGCCCTCGCGCTATTGCGCCCTCCCTCTTGGGGTTTACACTAGGCCAGTCACAGAAAGCCTTTTGTGTAGAGGCACACAAGGAGAGGCCTGTTCTAGCCCAGCTTCAGCCAAGGGCAAGACTGCTCACCCTGAACCAATGAGTTATTTGGGGATTGTAGGGGGACACGTGCCAGGGCTGCAGAGGTGCCAGGGCTGCGGAGGTGGGGACACAAAGAGAACGTGCCAAGCTTGCAAAGGAAAGGGGCAAAAATGGAATATGTAATTGGATGTCAGGACCCTGTCTGCAGGGACtgaatgggagagggagagaagagccaaggaggcaggaaagattGCAGAATTTTGAAGCAATTGTCATGTTTTCTAATACAGAGATACACATAAATTatgtaattgtttttttttcaatgtcaTTTGCTTTTAAATCTGTTTCCTGGGTGTTGTGAGCCTTGcttaagtttttttgggggggttgtttgtttttgccaaaAGTTGGGGGTTCACAGAGTTGTCAACTCTCACCTCCCAATGCCAGAAAACGCAGGTAGAGGGAAGCGCTGCAGCCAGCCACTCCCTTTGCTAGTTTGATGTGATCTTTACTGCTTTCTTTCAAACAAATGCTAAGCCCTGTGTTATGTAGGCTGTGTCTTGCATTCTCAGCAGGGGGTTGGATAGTTCCATGAGCTGGCAGAAATTGGAGACAATCTGGTGGGAAATCAGAATGGAATTTGGCTAGGGTTTAGCTGTACTTATCTGAAAAGGAAAATTgggggcattttaaaagaatctCTAGATGCTCAAGACAGAGAATAAGATAACATCTACTTATAAATGTGTTAAATCAATTTAACTGATGTTTTCTCCCTGGACCTGGAAATCAGAATTCTAAACAGGTTGTTCCTCTGAACAACCTTTTAAAGCAAAATCCCTAAATGTCCTGTTTAAAAGGTCATCATACATTAAGTACATTGTTAATAGATATGACCCCACCTCCCAAAAATCTAACTGCATTAAAAGAGTGGTGCTATCAGACCCCAGGTCAGTTTTCCATGTGAGCAGCTTGAAGCAGGCAAATTATATTACTAGTCACATTTAAGCAATCTGCTAAAGTTGTTCAGGTATCTTCTGATACTGAAGTCCCTTGGTTTTATCTTTTTAAGTTGGAAACTGAGATCCAACGAATTTCCGAGGATTATGAAAACCTAATGAAGGCATCTTCTAAGCGAGAGACATTGGAGAAGGCCATGAGAAACAAGAAGGATGGGGAAATACGGAGGCTGCAGGATTTCAATCGGGATTTGAAAGGTAACGCAGTGTGGCTGGGCTTGAATAGTTAGTCCTTATGTCAACATAGAGGAAATGGTAATCTCTTTCAAATGCTCTAGTTGCCACTAATATGGTATGCCTTTTTCCAGTGCCAAGTATGTATCTGCCTAGTGGTGCAATCAGATAGTATCTCTGCCTACTTCCGCAGCAAGTGGCTCAGTTAAATGATCAATTGCCACAGACTTGCATACTCTTTCCTCCCTGCTCATACATAGCTTTCATCTCCTATTGAGGTGGGTTTCTGATTTGGAAGGCAAGTGCTAACCATTGTTTGCTGCTTCCAACGTCAGGTCAAATGGGTTAATGCTAAACAGATaacagaggagggaagggggggggtgtataAGCCCCGTAACTTATTTTATTCAACCATGTTTAGAGGATCATTTGAATAGAGCTACTTGCTGTGCAATCATAAACACAGTATTATGAAATTATGAAAGAATTACATCAAATGGATGAggtcagcccccacccacccccaatccttTGCTTCATCAGGATGGCTTTTTCACATGATCTATCCTGGCAGGAATTGACTGTGAAGAactgagaagggtgtaactctgcaccATCAGTTTGGCAGGAATCCAAAAGCCATGCCCCTTGTTTACTAAAAAAAACTCAGTTTCTAGACCTGGGCATATTAGTGAGAAAAAATTTAATAGCAAAACAAAATGAGAGAGTGTGATGCTTGGTTTTCTCCCTTAAATAGACCTAAAACAAAGGTGTTTCCTTCCCATCTAGCAATCTTTGCTAGTAGACCTCCTTTCCTGACTCTGTGTAATGTTATCACAGCCATCTCCAGCAAGTGAAACTCAATATCTGCTGCTTCCTAGTAATTCAGGTGTGTTTGTATGAACTTACAGACTAAtcattttctttccatttgcCATAGAGCGCTTGGAATCTGCAAACAAGCAGCTGGCCAGTAGGACCCAGGAAAGCCAAGAAGCGAACCAGGGGGCTATGGCAAAACTTCTTGCCCAAAGTAAGTGTTCTCTAAATGCTTCTGCCATTGTAGAACTATATTTCAACTGGACTGTGCTGTCAAATGTAGTTAGTTCTCTTCCCAGACACTTTTTGCTGCCGGGCTGGgcctggaggaagctgaaggTCCCTTTAAGATGGAAGAGGAGGTGGATCCTCTCTTGGAAGCTTTTTAGCATTCCCCAGAGAGCACTAAGCTGTTCTTGGCACTTAAAGTAGAGCCATTAATCACCAGAGCCATCAGTGTGACCTGGATTCTTTGCATTCCAGTGGCTGTTCCAGCTGTTCCAGCACAGAGGCTGCACTCCCTCTGTTTCAGTCATAAGCCCAAGATGTTGTCTCTGCCTTGCTATTGTTCTGGAATTTTGAAAAAGGAGAAATGGTTGCCAAGGGATGAGAGTTGGCCTGGGAGATGGCAGAAACAGGGAGGGAAGGCCATAGTGGTTATCTTTCAGTGTCCAAAGCAAAAAACTGCCTTTACTCTTCCACAGAGATCACTCCTACACCCTCCCCAAAGAATATTTTTCTTCCTGGTCTTGTCAATACGGCAGTTTAGTATGAAAAGGTACGGTTCTGTCACAACATCATTGTTATAGACCGATTCTCAGAGCCACTTGAAGGAAATTATGACAGAATTGCATCAAATGGAttagatccccctcccccacccgccaAATCCTTTGCTTTACAAACATCTTTTTCATAAGATCAGTTTGGGCAAAAAGACCAGGGAGCAGGTGTTGAAGGAAAGAATTATTTCTCTAGCCCATTCCTGTTCCTTTCTACTGGAATGTTCATGGAAACAGGTTAAATGATTTGGGAGTTTCCCCTGAACTGTGGGTGAAACTTCCAGAGCTCTGTCAGTGCAATGCTGTCCTTCTAGTTTTGGAAATAGCAAGCAGGAAGTAGTGTACAGCCATTTGCGATAGGCTGAAAGACATTGGCCATTCAACTGAGCTGTCATGAGTGCTTCCTTACTCTTATTGAACTGAGCCCGCATGTTGCCACCTTTGTGATCCTATCCTAGGTGCTTGAATCTGGGTATCAGTAGCTAAGGTCATAAGAACAAAGTACTTCGGCACAAATCCGTATTTTTTGTTTCTTATAGTTTTCATTCAACTCTGTATTACCCCACCATGGAGTAATTAAATGAGAAAACGCTCAATCACTGTGAAGAATGCAGACAACCATTTCTGTTCTGCTGACTTGGGGAATGGCTGATTTAGTTTGTAGCGGAAGCAGTCAAAAGGTCTTTCTGGAGATACCAAGGGGAAAGCTTTCGTCTCCTGACTAGCAGGGGAGGGTGATTGCATGTGAAGCTTTCCCAGTTGTATTAATGACCTCTTCTCTTGGAATTCCCTGCAGAATACCAGCAAGAAAAGGAACAGGAGGTTGCAATCCTGCGTAGCGCCAATGAAGACCAACGCCGGCGGGCAGAGCTGTTGGAACAGGCTTTGAGCAATGCCCAGACCCGAGCTGCCAAAATGGAGGATGAGCTGCGGAAGAAGCGGGCCTATGTGGAGAAAGTGGAGAGGCTACAGCAGGCACTGGGGCAGCTCCAGGCAGCCTGTGAGAAGCGGGAGCAGCTGGAACTGCGTCTGCGTACTCGCCTGGAGCAAGAGTTGAAGATGCTGCGAGCTCAGCAGGTGAGAGGAAGGCCAGGCAATTGCCAAGGGAGAGGGACAGACAATCGTGTGCTTgaaaacctgggggggtatctgGATCAGCTAATTTTAGATGAACTATGGTCCCATATCTTTGTGTGTGGCTCAGCAATCTCCCATTGCTTGAATTGAAAGGGAGATATCACTGTAAAACATTAAACTGGCAACTCGTACCCAGGATACTGCTTGGATTCAATGGGGTGTTTTGATGGGCCAAAGGAGTTTTGGCTGAGGCCACAACTTTCTTTGCCTCTCTTGCTGCAGCCCCAGAGGGCTTTCCCCGGATTGCACTGCAGAGTGGGATGGGTAAAGTGAGAAAGCTGTGCTTTACAGGTGGAAATCCTTCTGCTCCCCTGGATCCAAGCCTGTTTTTGGAACATCAGAATTCATTCTGTCCAGCAGCTCAAATGATACTGGACTGCAGTAGTTCAAGACAAGCAAAAGTGTTTCTTTGCCCAATTCATGATTAATTTAGGGAACTTTGTGACACAGAATGTGATGCTGGCATTAGTTGAATGACTTTTAAGGGGATTACATACTTTCATAGAGTACAGATATGTCCATGGTTGTTGGCTATTAGATATACTTCCCCCAGGCCTTGCTTGTAGGCTTCCTGGGGGCATCTGTGGATTATGAGCTAGATGAATCTTTGACTTGATCTAGCAGGGCTTTTCCTATGGTCTTATCATTTTGTGCATCTGTGCAATTAGTCCAGTAATTAAGCATGTGAGATAGTATGCATGGCTATTAGTAAAGCATCTGTCTACCAGATATTGAACAATCAATTTGTTGTCCTATTGGGGGCAATTAGAAACCAGCATTATATTGCTGTCTAAGGCACAGGCCCCCAAAAGTGACGTCTGTGGACACCGTAGCACCCACTGCCATCTTTTCTGACACTTgtcaagtgttttcaggaagcGAGAGGGGCCAGGTAGGGTTTCTGCCTAGCGTGGCTTCTGCTTGACTATTGtagattagctgtgcagattttaaaaaaatgttgctttggcagcagctgccaccacagcacaaggatctacagtgtgctactgaaattaagctgtagcagtcattttgtggcaggctgtgcctcctgcagaagccattttgttgttgtgctcACCAtgtcatgtcagaattccaaatgtacaggctcaaaaagtttggggaccttgGTCTAAGGCATGCTGTACAATGGCCTGGGCTCCAGCTTTTCAGTGGCTGCCCCATACTTGTGGAACAGCCTCCTGGAAGAGGTGCGGGGGTACTGTCCTGGGGTATCTTCTTCCTAAGCTGAGATGTGCCAACATCCAATGATGATCCGATAGGTAGGCAGGCTGAATTTCCTTCTCTGAGGATGGCAAATATGAGTTAAACAATATCCTGCTTTAAAAgctaattgcaaaaaaaaagtatgcttAATGGATACATGCTCTATCCTAACAGAATTGCTCAAATTCATCAGTAGGTTggtccaggagatccccaggtcccctGTGCTTAACAATCATATAGGCTGTTTCAGACGTGCTCTATGATAATACTCTATGataatggggttttgtttctgCCAATCCAGAGACAGATGGGAGCGCCGAGTGGAGGCTCTTCTGAGCAGAATGCCCATTTACTGAATGAACAgctgagagaaaaggaagagaagatcCTAGCTTTAGAGGCCGATATGACGAAGTGGGAACAGAAATATCTAGAAGAGTGCACCATGCGGCAGTTTGCCATGGATGCtgccgccactgctgctgcacagcGCGACACCACCATCATCAACCACTCCCCACGCCATTCCCCCAACAGCAGTTTTGACGAGGACCTCTTGCTGGCCAATCACAAGCACCAGGAGATGGAGAACAGGTTTGTTTCTTGTCCAATGGCCTGACCCCAGCATGAAGGAAAGAATCCAATTCTGCAACGTTCAGGTGCTGATGCCAGCTTCTTATCACAAGCTTGCCTTCTTTATTTCCCAGGTTAAAAACACTGCATGCCCAAATACTGGAGAAGGACGCAGTCATCAAAGTCTTGCAGCAGCGCTCTCGCAAGGAACCTAGCAAAGCTCTTCAGGGCTCTCTGCGACCTGCCAAATCTGTGCCATCTATATTTGCAGCCTCTGGGACTCCGCTGTGGCCAGGCATGACTAGCAGTGAAAGTGGTTCCCGAGGTAGTGCAGGTAAGAGAAGCTTTGCTTGGTGGACATGTACTGGGAGGATTCTGTAGCTGGAACGTGTACAGTGCCTTTCCACTTAAGCTTCCATTTGACTGTGGCTGTATTTCATATATCTTTGCTCCCTCACTCTACCCTTCGTATGCAtgatttctcctttccttccataGTTTGGGATAATCATAGTGTGCTGTGAGGAACCATGGGTTGCTATGTCAGCCAGTGTTGTGTAATTGTTAGACTgatagactaggatctaggagatccaTGTTCATTTCCTCACTTAGCCATGAgattggctgggtgaccttggctgagCCAtacagtctaacctacctctgAGAGTTCCTGTGAGTGTAAAATGGGGAAGGAGCACAATGTACACTGAGTgacttggaggaaaggcaaggaTAATAGACACAATGTCCACATTTGGAAAGGCAGTGTTACTAGAGGATTGCCTGCAAATTATGGTTTGAAGAGGCGCTAAACTTGCTATAAACCACAGTTACCTGACTTGAATTTTACAACAAATTTGAGTTCCCCATCTATGaaaggatggggagggaggagagattgAGCTTCATAATGAACTGAAAAATAGACTTAGGACCCAGGGTGGGATATTTACTATCTGTGTTGGCCCTCCTGCTGAATTAAACCCAAAACTCCACAGCCCATCTATGGAATTTCATCCTACAAGGGCTATAATTACAGACTGGCTAAATATCTGTTTAGGGAGCGGACTGTGATACTCTGACTTCTTTTCTTGCCAGCGCTCAGGGTCGGGAAGAAATGCAGACAAGGGCGTTAGCACACAGTTGTAAATATTTTCCCCCATCCAGCCCCGCAAGCCTATCTTGAGTTCTCTGAACTTGCTGATCTCACTgggttccctttccccttccttcagccTCCAAGGCCTCATCAGAAGCTGCCAGCCCAGCATCTTGTGGCCCTCTTCCTTCCCACACCAAACATTGCAGCAGAGATGGGAGTACACAGACAGAAGGCTCGTCCAAGACTCCTCAGGGTGAAGAACTTGAGCCCCACCTTGAAAGCAACAGTGGTACGGCAGATTCGTTAGGTAAGAGACACCTGTTGGACTAACCCACAGAGAGTGGCTGTGGAACAGGCCCAGCCCCTGACCTTCTCTTGCAGACTTGGCTAAGAGCTCCAACCAGTGAACTGGCATCTCCTACCAGGGATGCCTGACAAGGTTCACATAACTCAGAGGTTGAACATTGAGCTGCCTTTTGCAGGCTAAATGCCAGGGCTGAGATTCCTGCCATAGTGACTAATCATGGGTTTCGTGTGATGCAGAGCAGACTTATCCCCGAGGAGCAGGTGGACTGAGGAAGAAGAGCACtgacaggggaaggggggaaggaagacaCACAGAGATATTACTCAATGGCTTGTGTGAAAGGGCTACATACCTTGAAGCTCCACAAATTTCATAGTGGTCAGGTtttcacaggctcattccgcacatgcagaataatgcactttcaaactgctttcagtgctctttgaagctgtgcggaatggcaaaatccacttgcaaacagttgtgaaagtggtttgaaaatgcattattttgtgtgtgcggaaggggccatagttaccTCATTTCACAATAAACTCTAGATGTTCCCCACGTTTCAAGACTCAATATCTCAGAGAAGAACTGAAGTTCTGAAGGGTGATTCGGGTCCAGAAGGTTTGTAAGGCACTGCCTTCTGTTTCCCCAATCCTCT
Protein-coding regions in this window:
- the AMOTL2 gene encoding angiomotin-like protein 2 — translated: MRTAEDSSGTVLHRLIQEQLRYGNLTENRTLLAIQQQALRGGGSGGTPQSSLESLTQEESQMVHQSTRQEPQGQEHHCDHLYLENNMYQLYQPQHKGEELPTYEEAKAHSQYYASQRGQQVSTGSGARAEGGQRRACASDASSSSKHQDESLKELKHGHVRSLSERLLQMSLERNGAKTQSHMSSSHSYPQLSRHYQLCVSRGQLPEELVPHAPPPEYPYIIPSQEIVGSYLPDTRHHYREGPGFQHPEIRVMQAQMAQAFLPQQATLCQSPLGSLTSAGVEALMTAQAASTSSHLSQMEAVLTENEKLLRDNEKLQREHELLRRELENYGEKANRIQKLETEIQRISEDYENLMKASSKRETLEKAMRNKKDGEIRRLQDFNRDLKERLESANKQLASRTQESQEANQGAMAKLLAQKYQQEKEQEVAILRSANEDQRRRAELLEQALSNAQTRAAKMEDELRKKRAYVEKVERLQQALGQLQAACEKREQLELRLRTRLEQELKMLRAQQRQMGAPSGGSSEQNAHLLNEQLREKEEKILALEADMTKWEQKYLEECTMRQFAMDAAATAAAQRDTTIINHSPRHSPNSSFDEDLLLANHKHQEMENRLKTLHAQILEKDAVIKVLQQRSRKEPSKALQGSLRPAKSVPSIFAASGTPLWPGMTSSESGSRGSAASKASSEAASPASCGPLPSHTKHCSRDGSTQTEGSSKTPQGEELEPHLESNSGTADSLETLPASKTLDLSDMVEILI